One Cricetulus griseus strain 17A/GY chromosome 5, alternate assembly CriGri-PICRH-1.0, whole genome shotgun sequence genomic window carries:
- the C2cd4c gene encoding C2 calcium-dependent domain-containing protein 4C isoform X2 yields MRKTNMWFLERLRGSGDNGASRGVGGEAGDKASKGPLYSNVLTPDKIPDFFIPPKLPSGPTEAEGQADLGPSTSEQNLASPGPRRAPRSPRLPVKLASESRSLLKAATRHVIQIESAEDWTAEEATNADPQAQGAMSLPSVPKAQTSYGFATLAESPHTRRKESLFHSEHGALAQVGSPGAGRRRAGAKANGGDGGPREAGGALMSPSRYFSGGESDTGSSAESSPFGSPLLSRSVSLLKGFAQDSQAKVSQLKHSVGRHGSLSADDSTPDTSPGVRRRLTRRATPEPGPESGQAPRGEHTVRMGTRGSVRLLAEYEAAQARLRVRLLAAEGLYDRPCDARSINCCVGLCLVPGKLQKQRSTIIKNSRHPIFNEDFFFDGLGPASVRKLALRIKVVNKGSSLKRDTLLGEEELPLTSLLPFL; encoded by the coding sequence ATGAGAAAAACCAACATGTGGTTCTTGGAACGGCTTCGGGGGTCTGGGGACAACGGAGCCAGCCGCGGGGTGGGTGGCGAGGCTGGGGACAAGGCCTCCAAGGGCCCTCTGTATAGCAACGTGCTGACGCCGGACAAGATCCCCGACTTCTTCATCCCCCCGAAACTGCCCTCAGGCCCCACGGAGGCCGAGGGGCAGGCAGACCTGGGTCCATCCACCTCAGAGCAGAACCTGGCCTCACCTGGGCCCCGCCGAGCACCACGAAGCCCCCGGCTGCCAGTCAAGTTGGCCTCTGAGAGCAGGAGCCTGCTGAAGGCAGCCACACGACACGTAATTCAGATAGAGAGCGCGGAGGACTGGACAGCAGAGGAGGCCACCAATGCCGACCCCCAGGCACAGGGTGCCATGTCGTTGCCCTCTGTGCCCAAGGCGCAGACGTCCTATGGCTTTGCCACACTTGCTGAGAGCCCGCACACCAGACGCAAGGAGTCCCTTTTCCATAGTGAGCACGGAGCCCTGGCCCAGGTGGGTTCCCCTGGTGCTGGGCGCCGGCGAGCAGGTGCCAAGGCCAATGGGGGTGATGGGGGACCCCGGGAGGCTGGGGGGGCCCTGATGAGCCCTAGCCGCTACTTCAGTGGTGGGGAAAGTGACACGGGGTCCTCTGCCGAGTCCTCCCCCTTCGGGTCCCCTCTGCTCTCTCGCTCTGTGTCGCTGCTCAAGGGCTTCgctcaggacagccaggccaaGGTGAGCCAGCTGAAACACTCGGTGGGCCGCCATGGCTCCCTGTCTGCCGATGACAGCACACCAGACACTAGTCCGGGTGTCCGTCGCCGCCTGACCCGCAGGGCTACCCCGGAGCCAGGCCCCGAGTCTGGCCAGGCACCACGTGGAGAGCACACAGTGCGGATGGGCACCAGGGGCAGCGTGAGGCTGCTGGCGGAGTACGAGGCGGCTCAGGCCCGCCTGCGTGTGCGCCTGCTGGCGGCTGAGGGTCTGTATGACCGGCCTTGTGATGCCCGGAGTATCAACTGCTGCGTGGGGCTGTGCCTGGTGCCCGGGAAGCTGCAGAAGCAGCGGAGCACCATCATCAAAAACAGCCGCCACCCCATCTTCAACGAGGACTTCTTCTTTGATGGCCTGGGACCGGCCAGCGTGCGCAAGCTGGCCCTCAGAATCAAGGTGGTCAATAAGGGTAGCAGCCTTAAGCGGGACACACTCCTGGGGGAGGAGGAACTGCCCCTGACCTCGCTGCTGCCCTTTCTGTGA